From the Saccharomyces paradoxus chromosome XIV, complete sequence genome, one window contains:
- the BOP3 gene encoding Bop3p (similar to YNL042W), translating to MSTFNSYSQPKESSDNSHNNVNRSKSLLDIIFGTNVSEWAFSENALMKAMDLKIEQEKTKQQYYKLENLNRSIELFKLASSSGLPINQIHKLFNTDHGAPAPSPMKAGGNQLHNNTESAQPSEHLPRLSGSIKSLKPLNMNTVSPTPMSRQPSPYKFPAPSSTNGLPHSTATNVQRRANSPARIGASAVAALNDNISIKEEDMARRIPSGTTSQESPLNKKPTSLHSRNLSLPIGKFTNPNIPSTMTSILSFNRDQQQPTSQLPPQQQQQQQQQDFHTHNLHTIPRKPGMVQKKHRRARSTSSFGVIDLSIIDEAKEKQLQRSPSPIHSNVPVALTSQDKPIESNMKEQPNMPQSVREGRQVHDDLDDRTCSESSSRNESPVRTITKDNSVGKILNSS from the coding sequence ATGAGCACTTTTAACAGTTACAGCCAGCCAAAGGAAAGCAGTGATAATAGTCATAATAATGTCAATAGGAGCAAGTCACTTTTAGATATAATATTCGGTACTAATGTTTCAGAATGGGCTTTTTCTGAAAACGCCTTGATGAAAGCTATGGATTTGAAAatagaacaagaaaagactAAGCAGCAATATTATAAACTTGAAAACTTGAATCGTTCGATAGAGTTGTTTAAGCTTGCTTCCAGTTCAGGTCTGCCCATAAATCAAATACATAAACTATTCAATACCGACCATGGCGCACCGGCACCTTCGCCAATGAAGGCAGGGGGCAATCAACTGCATAACAACACGGAAAGTGCACAGCCTTCAGAACATCTGCCCAGATTAAGTGGTTCTATCAAATCTTTAAAACCTTTAAACATGAACACAGTGTCACCAACGCCAATGAGTCGACAGCCCTCTCCATACAAGTTTCCAGCTCCATCCTCCACCAACGGCTTGCCGCACTCCACAGCTACAAATGTACAACGAAGAGCTAATTCTCCCGCAAGAATAGGTGCATCCGCAGTGGCTGCGTTGAATGACAATATTTCCATTAAGGAGGAAGATATGGCTAGGCGGATTCCTTCGGGTACAACATCACAAGAATCGCCCTTAAACAAGAAGCCAACTTCACTTCACAGTCGTAACTTGTCACTCCCAATAGGAAAGTTCACCAATCCTAATATTCCTTCCACAATGACATCCATACTAAGTTTCAACAGAGACCAGCAGCAACCTACATCCCAACTACCCCcgcagcaacagcaacaacaacaacaacaagacTTTCACACGCACAATTTACATACCATACCAAGAAAACCTGGAatggttcaaaaaaagcatAGGCGTGCAAGGTCCACATCCTCCTTTGGAGTGATCGATTTAAGTATTATCGAtgaagcaaaagaaaaacaactACAGAGATCACCGTCCCCGATACATTCCAACGTGCCGGTAGCTCTCACCTCACAGGACAAACCGATTGAATCCAATATGAAGGAACAACCAAATATGCCGCAATCAGTTCGTGAAGGACGCCAAGTGCACGATGACTTGGATGATAGGACATGCAGTGAGAGCAGTAGTAGAAACGAAAGCCCTGTGAGAACCATCACGAAGGATAATTCTGTAGGCAAGATTTTGAACAGTTCCTAA
- the COG6 gene encoding Golgi transport complex subunit COG6 (Component of the conserved oligomeric Golgi complex~similar to YNL041C), whose product MDFVVDYQTYAMADAATSELPEPEPRLNLTSDAQSQPAGKVGLQFKLPDLEHHANNHTNLAIENDGAGSKDLHKRMTHYAMSSIEKIQLSNPNKHLGQNSPNDKLPQQEAQNFTNYESNNLDLSKLVSTSNGSNKNTTNLVLSNKLSKILNNYTLINYQATIQLRKSLKILEENKERLSLDEQKLMNPDYVGTLARRALRTDLESQLLKEHITVLEEFKPIIRRIKRFSSSVEKIQKTSENLLSNETDKVPKNNVALQEINQYRLKADQLKLKKKILISIRDRFTLNQIEDDVITNGTIDKTFFDVVRKVIAIKDESSFLLTLPNLNAGNALIVGVNEILQKTNKKIFNYLIDFLYSFESSSNLLNDHGTTEQENLTIFRKSLVFLSSDLELFNELLKRVTTLRSKSILDEFLSQFDMNSATSKPIILSAHDPIRYIGDVLASVHSIIANEADFVKSLFNFQDEDLKDTPLSILQQNGTFLNGIDNKLLNDIIQSLSNSCRIRIEQIVRFEENPIINFEIVRLLKLYRVMFERKGIQDDSSIINNLQSLEDISKHRIIGYYEDYIKQTVPTETANSSDDLLPPEWLSEYINKLVELFEIYEKTHAAEDEESEDNKLLSYKNLQTIVEQPIKGILMKQLLASFPLAKKNEKVKASLLTIEINCLDLIKSRLQPFEGIFAQDDDSREITNWVYDKLNEFTKQMQTLQIKFLFENTGLDLYNNLVNMIFPVDSVKDELDYDMYLALRDNSLMELDTIRKNVHDKLNDYLPQALTDVQGNLLFKLTSPTIADEICDECFKKLSLFYNIFRKVLVHLHPNKKDQVFEILNFSTDEFDMLVGIDH is encoded by the coding sequence TGCACAATCGCAGCCCGCCGGTAAAGTCGGTCTACAGTTTAAGTTGCCCGATCTAGAACATCATGCCAATAATCATACGAATTTGGCAATAGAGAATGATGGCGCTGGTTCGAAAGACCTACATAAAAGAATGACACATTACGCGATGTCttccattgaaaaaatacaacTTTCAAATCCAAACAAACATTTAGGACAAAATTCCCCGAATGACAAATTACCGCAGCAAGAGGCTCAAAATTTCACGAATTACGAGTCAAATAACCttgatttatcaaaattagTATCTACGTCAAATGGTTCGAATAAAAATACCACAAATCTGGTTCTGTCGAATAAACTgtcaaaaatattgaacaATTATACATTGATCAATTACCAGGCCACAATCCAGCTAAGAAAATCATTAAAGATTTTAGAAGAGAATAAAGAGAGATTGTCTCTTGATGAGCAGAAACTCATGAATCCGGACTATGTGGGTACTTTGGCAAGAAGGGCATTAAGGACTGATTTGGAATCTCAACTACTAAAGGAACACATTACGGTACTCGAGGAATTCAAACCCATCATCAGAAGAATTAAACGATTCTCCTCTTCCGTcgaaaaaatacaaaaaacGAGCGAAAATTTACTAAGTAATGAGACGGACAAGGTTCCAAAAAACAACGTGGCACTTCAGGAAATAAATCAATATCGCTTAAAGGCAGATCagttgaagttgaaaaaaaaaatactaatATCTATAAGAGATAGATTCACTTTGAATCAGATAGAGGATGATGTAATCACCAATGGTACTATAGACAAGACCTTTTTCGATGTAGTAAGGAAAGTGATCGCTATCAAAGATGAATCAAGTTTCTTGCTGACACTCCCTAATTTAAATGCTGGGAATGCCTTAATTGTGGGAgttaatgaaattttacaaaagacgaacaaaaaaatcttcaattaTTTGATCGattttttatatagttTTGAATCgtcttcaaatttattaaatGACCATGGTACCactgaacaagaaaacttAACCATTTTCCGGAAGAGTTTGGTTTTCCTTTCAAGTGATTTAGAATTATTCAAtgaattgttgaaaagagtGACCACCTTAAGGTCCAAGAGTATTCTAGATGAATTTTTGTCCCAGTTTGATATGAATTCAGCTACCTCTAAGCCCATCATACTGTCGGCACACGATCCAATTAGGTATATTGGTGACGTACTGGCGTCGGTTCACTCAATCATTGCAAATGAAGCTGATTTTGTTAAGTCATTATTTAACTTCCAGGATGAAGATTTAAAAGATACGCCACTTTCTATACTTCAACAAAACGGGACATTCTTGAACGGTATCGACAACAAACTACTGAACGATATCATCCAGTCACTATCCAATTCATGTCGTATTCGTATTGAGCAGATCGTGAggtttgaagaaaatccaATCATCAATTTCGAAATTGTTAGGCTATTGAAACTCTATAGAGTTATGTTTGAAAGGAAGGGCATTCAGGATGATAGTTCTATCATTAATAATTTACAATCGTTAGAAGACATTTCCAAACACAGAATTATTGGATACTATGAGGATTATATAAAGCAAACAGTTCCCACGGAAACAGCAAATTCTTCAGATGATTTACTGCCACCAGAGTGGCTCTCAgagtatataaataaattagtggaattatttgaaatttatGAAAAGACACATGCGGCCGAAGATGAGGAATCagaagataataaattGCTCTCATATAAGAACTTACAGACAATTGTAGAACAACCAATAAAAGGTATTTTAATGAAACAATTGCTAGcatcttttcctttggcgaagaaaaatgaaaaagtaaAGGCATCACTGCTGACCATAGAGATAAACTGTCTTGATTTGATTAAATCTAGACTTCAACCTTTTGAGGGGATCTTTGCACAAGATGATGATAGTCGGGAAATTACTAACTGGGTTTATGATAAACTGAATGAGTTTACTAAGCAAATGCAGACTTTACAAATAAAGTTTCTGTTTGAAAATACAGGTTTGGACCTTTACAATAATTTGGTTAATATGATATTCCCCGTGGACTCGGTAAAGGATGAGTTGGATTACGATATGTACCTGGCCCTGAGGGATAATTCATTAATGGAATTAGACACGATCAGAAAAAATGTACATGACAAATTGAACGATTATCTACCTCAGGCACTGACAGATGTTCAAGgtaatttattatttaaattAACTTCACCGACGATAGCTGATGAAATATGTGATGAAtgtttcaagaaattatcGTTATTCTATAACATCTTCAGGAAGGTGTTGGTTCACTTGCATCCGAACAAGAAGGATCAGgtatttgaaattttgaatttttcaactgaTGAATTTGACATGTTGGTGGGTATCGATCACTGA